A genomic region of Arachis stenosperma cultivar V10309 chromosome 9, arast.V10309.gnm1.PFL2, whole genome shotgun sequence contains the following coding sequences:
- the LOC130951262 gene encoding uncharacterized protein LOC130951262 isoform X1 — translation MNEASPMSTPMIFSLQLLFIGSKRILRNLQGTKDPSLIGHKCTDSRLYGFSDSDGKKTTIFKSSIEAEFRSLVTCEAEIIWSLLTPNTLTQQNEERKEKGDNKRAEGRKGEEKEREEGRDVPPSLSPRWSSRSSCRHASPSSSRRGRERATTTATLYCR, via the exons ATGAATGAAGCCAGTCCCATGTCCACTCCAATGATATTCTCTTTGCAACTTCTATTTATTGGCTCTAAAAG AATATTGAGGAATCTCCAAGGCACTAAAGATCCTAGTTTGATCGGGCATAAGTGCACAGATAGCAGACTTTATGGCTTCTCAGATTCTGATGG GAAGAAAACAACCATTTTCAAGTCATCCATAGAGGCAGAGTTTCGTAGCTTGGTAACTTGTGAAGCAGAAATAATTTGG TCGCTACTCACCCCCAATACCCTCACCCaacaaaatgaagaaagaaaagagaagggggACAACAAGAGAGCTGAGGgaagaaagggagaagaaaaagaaagagaggaaGGGAGGGATGTCCCACCATCACTGTCGCCGCGTTGGAGCTCGCGATCGAGCTGCCGCCATGCGTCGCCATCGTCATCAAGAAGAGGGAGAGAAAGAGCCACCACCACCGCTACCCTTTACTGCCGTTGA
- the LOC130951262 gene encoding uncharacterized protein LOC130951262 isoform X2 produces MNEASPMSTPMIFSLQLLFIGSKRILRNLQGTKDPSLIGHKCTDSRLYGFSDSDGKKTTIFKSSIEAEFRSLSLLTPNTLTQQNEERKEKGDNKRAEGRKGEEKEREEGRDVPPSLSPRWSSRSSCRHASPSSSRRGRERATTTATLYCR; encoded by the exons ATGAATGAAGCCAGTCCCATGTCCACTCCAATGATATTCTCTTTGCAACTTCTATTTATTGGCTCTAAAAG AATATTGAGGAATCTCCAAGGCACTAAAGATCCTAGTTTGATCGGGCATAAGTGCACAGATAGCAGACTTTATGGCTTCTCAGATTCTGATGG GAAGAAAACAACCATTTTCAAGTCATCCATAGAGGCAGAGTTTCGTAGCTTG TCGCTACTCACCCCCAATACCCTCACCCaacaaaatgaagaaagaaaagagaagggggACAACAAGAGAGCTGAGGgaagaaagggagaagaaaaagaaagagaggaaGGGAGGGATGTCCCACCATCACTGTCGCCGCGTTGGAGCTCGCGATCGAGCTGCCGCCATGCGTCGCCATCGTCATCAAGAAGAGGGAGAGAAAGAGCCACCACCACCGCTACCCTTTACTGCCGTTGA